A window from Molothrus aeneus isolate 106 chromosome 26, BPBGC_Maene_1.0, whole genome shotgun sequence encodes these proteins:
- the LOC136566652 gene encoding proline-rich protein HaeIII subfamily 1-like, with product MTALLGCGDIHHSGQESQNEINTEYPERERPSSPAPVPAQTPQQPHPGHPWQRCPNAPGAPAASGPCPFPFPEEPGHPWGELLFKIQPNPPLARLQPCPGSCPRSPEGRAQRLSERWPAAPPPAASSHSSRPRAFPVPGGEQLPSPCGLCSPSPCPARGLPGRAGPAPVTAETETRGAGAAGSGAGLNVRPPPPPPPPWPRPAAPRGNGARPAGPGGRAAGTLECAPGRGTAGGRG from the coding sequence ATGAccgccctgctgggctgtggtgaCATTCATCACTCCGggcaggaatcacagaatgaaataaacacagaatatcctgagcgggaaagaccatcgagtccagctcctgtccctgcacagactCCGCAAcaaccccaccctgggcatccctggcagcgctgtccaaacgctcctggagctccggcagcctcggggccgtgcccattcccattccctgaggagcctgggCACCCTTGGGGGGAACTACTTTTTAAAATCCAACCTAACCCTCCGCTGGCACGGCtccagccgtgccctggctcctgtccccggTCACCAGAGGGAAGAGCCCAGCGCCTCTCAGAGCGGTGGCCTGCGGCTCCCCCACCAGCAGCTTCATCGCACTCCTCAAGGCCGAGAGCTTTCCCCGTTCCTGGGGGCGAACAACTCCCCAGCCCCTGCGGGCTGTGCTCGCCGTCTCCATGCCCCGCCCGAGGCctcccgggccgggccgggccagccCCGGTCACCGCGGAAACGGAAacgcgcggggccggggccgccgggagcggggccggttTGAACGttcggccgccgccgccgcctcccccgccGTGGCCGCGACCCGCAGCCCCCCGAGGTAACGGGGCACGgcccgcggggcccggcgggaGGGCTGCGGGGACACTGGAGTGCGCCCCGGGCCGGGGCACGGCCGGGGGCCGGGGCTGA
- the APOH gene encoding beta-2-glycoprotein 1 isoform X1: MHPLALLGCLVALSHCALASKVCPRPPEVLFATLNVDKKVYEVGEEVEYTCRPGFMPNSGQRKYTCLPTGKWAFNTLLCLPKRCPPPPPLQNGKMDFEEFQYQSTVTFSCDPGYNLVGSRTSQCMADGKWTGTFPHCQPVTCAPPSLPEFGVISFRRLHPGNVSYFLDTVQFECVPPLALIGNETATCMANGTWSSIPVCKVVTCPTPTGIENGFIDFAVRRTYHYNESVSFGCQTGFVMEGSKHSRCENTGNWSTKPVCRAPCKIPVKKAVVLYNGEKKRVQNDLKDGILHGETVSFFCKNKEKSCAYTVDVACVDGNFTLPACFKERGFFSTLVKKDPSEMKACEDEA, from the exons ATGcatcccctggcactgctcGGGTGCCTCGTGGCTCTGAGCCACTGCGCTCTCGCGTCCAAAG TCTGTCCCAGGCCACCAGAAGTGTTGTTTGCCACACTCAATGTAGACAAAAAGGTGTATGAAGTGGGTGAGGAAGTGGAGTACACGTGCCGGCCCGGGTTCATGCCCAACAGTGGGCAGAGGAAGTACACGTGCCTCCCAACGGGCAAGTGGGCCTTCaacaccctgctctgcctcc CAAAGAGATGTCCCCCTCCTCCACCCCTGCAGAATGGGAAAATGGATTTTGAAGAGTTTCAGTACCAGAGCACTGTAACTTTTTCATGTGATCCAGG CTACAACCTTGTTGGGTCAAGAACAAGCCAGTGCATGGCAGATGGAAAGTGGACTGGAACTTTTCCCCACTGTCAAC CTGTGACTTGTGCACCTCCCTCGCTCCCGGAATTTGGGGTCATCTCTTTCCGTCGCCTACATCCTGGAAATGTCTCTTATTTCCTGGACACAGTCCAGTTTGAATGTGTCCCTCCTCTTGCCCTGATTGGGAATGAGACAGCCACCTGCATGGCCAatggcacctggagcagcatTCCAGTGTGCAAGG TTGTCACCTGCCCCACTCCAACAGGAATAGAAAATGGCTTTATAGATTTTGCTGTGCGCAGAACCTACCACTACAATGAGAGTGTCAGCTTTGGCTGCCAGACCGGCTTCGTCATGGAGGGATCCAAACATTCCCGCTGTGAGAACACTGGAAACTGGTCCACAAAGCCAGTCTGCAGAG cacCATGTAAAATACCAGTAAAGAAAGCTGTAGTATTGTACAACGGTGAGAAGAAGAGAGTTCAGAACGACCTGAAGGATGGCATTCTGCACGGGGAAACTGTATCCTTCTTCTGCaagaacaaggaaaaatcctgtgCCTACACTGTAGATGTGGCATGTGTGGATGGCAACTTCACCCTCCCTGCCTGCTTTAAAG AACGTGGCTTTTTCTCAACTCTGGTGAAGAAAGACCCCTCAGAGATGAAAGCATGTGAAGATGAAGCCTGA
- the APOH gene encoding beta-2-glycoprotein 1 isoform X2, whose product MHPLALLGCLVALSHCALASKAKRCPPPPPLQNGKMDFEEFQYQSTVTFSCDPGYNLVGSRTSQCMADGKWTGTFPHCQPVTCAPPSLPEFGVISFRRLHPGNVSYFLDTVQFECVPPLALIGNETATCMANGTWSSIPVCKVVTCPTPTGIENGFIDFAVRRTYHYNESVSFGCQTGFVMEGSKHSRCENTGNWSTKPVCRAPCKIPVKKAVVLYNGEKKRVQNDLKDGILHGETVSFFCKNKEKSCAYTVDVACVDGNFTLPACFKERGFFSTLVKKDPSEMKACEDEA is encoded by the exons ATGcatcccctggcactgctcGGGTGCCTCGTGGCTCTGAGCCACTGCGCTCTCGCGTCCAAAG CAAAGAGATGTCCCCCTCCTCCACCCCTGCAGAATGGGAAAATGGATTTTGAAGAGTTTCAGTACCAGAGCACTGTAACTTTTTCATGTGATCCAGG CTACAACCTTGTTGGGTCAAGAACAAGCCAGTGCATGGCAGATGGAAAGTGGACTGGAACTTTTCCCCACTGTCAAC CTGTGACTTGTGCACCTCCCTCGCTCCCGGAATTTGGGGTCATCTCTTTCCGTCGCCTACATCCTGGAAATGTCTCTTATTTCCTGGACACAGTCCAGTTTGAATGTGTCCCTCCTCTTGCCCTGATTGGGAATGAGACAGCCACCTGCATGGCCAatggcacctggagcagcatTCCAGTGTGCAAGG TTGTCACCTGCCCCACTCCAACAGGAATAGAAAATGGCTTTATAGATTTTGCTGTGCGCAGAACCTACCACTACAATGAGAGTGTCAGCTTTGGCTGCCAGACCGGCTTCGTCATGGAGGGATCCAAACATTCCCGCTGTGAGAACACTGGAAACTGGTCCACAAAGCCAGTCTGCAGAG cacCATGTAAAATACCAGTAAAGAAAGCTGTAGTATTGTACAACGGTGAGAAGAAGAGAGTTCAGAACGACCTGAAGGATGGCATTCTGCACGGGGAAACTGTATCCTTCTTCTGCaagaacaaggaaaaatcctgtgCCTACACTGTAGATGTGGCATGTGTGGATGGCAACTTCACCCTCCCTGCCTGCTTTAAAG AACGTGGCTTTTTCTCAACTCTGGTGAAGAAAGACCCCTCAGAGATGAAAGCATGTGAAGATGAAGCCTGA